In Parasteatoda tepidariorum isolate YZ-2023 chromosome 2, CAS_Ptep_4.0, whole genome shotgun sequence, one DNA window encodes the following:
- the LOC107444824 gene encoding L-xylulose reductase, translated as MNIQFDGKRALVTGAGKGIGKAVTIRLAECGAEVVAVSRTQSDLDELQTISKNIKTVFLDIGNWESTKSVIESVGPIDLLVNNAAVVKPLNFGNMTEQDIDDIYNINLKAIINITQIVANGMKERGKGGSIVNVSSIGSFQCMDAIGIYGSSKAAVDQLTRCMATEYGPHNIRVNSVNPTAIRTNMAAEAFEEGNEAGMKMAERTPLKRLGEVDEVAYPVLFLLSDYASLISGIIMPIDGGITNLF; from the exons GTATTGGAAAAGCAGTGACTATTAGGCTGGCTGAATGTGGAGCTGAAGTTGTCGCTGTCAGCCGCACGCAATCAGATTTAGATGAATTGCAAACAATC agcaagaatataaaaactgttttcttgGACATTGGAAATTGGGAATCTACAAAATCTGTTATTGAGAGCGTCGGACCAATTGACTTGTTGGTAAATAATGCCGCTGTTGTGAAACCCCTGAATTTTGGAAACATGACTGAGCAGGATATTGACGA TATCTACAACATCAATTTAAAGGCAATCATAAATATTACTCAG ATTGTTGCCAATGGCATGAAAGAGCGAGGAAAGGGGGGATCGATTGTAAATGTATCAAGCATAGGAAGTTTTCAATGCATGGATGCCATAGGAATATATGGCTCGAGCAAAGCAGCTGTAGATCAACTAACAAGATGCATGGCAACAGAGTATGGACCTCACAAT ATCAGAGTGAATTCTGTTAATCCTACTGCTATACGCACAAATATGGCGGCTGAGGCATTTGAAGAAGGCAATGAAGCTGGAATGAAGATGGCAGAAAGAACACCTCTAAAAAGATTAGGAG AGGTTGATGAAGTAGCTTATCctgtcttatttttattgagtGACTATGCATCTTTAATTTCGGGAATTATAATGCCTATTGATGGAGGTATCACAAATCTTTTCTAG